Proteins encoded by one window of Rubrobacter indicoceani:
- the cysC gene encoding adenylyl-sulfate kinase, translated as MAGTANGRGFTLWFTGLSGSGKSTISEIVELELQARLGGVEVLDGDVVRTNLSKGLGFSREDRDTNILRIGFVSNLLTRNGVGVIVSAISPFREAREDVREMIGEDFIEVFIDAPVEVCAERDVKGLYAKAYSGEIAQFTGVSDPYEAPENPELHVHTDREPKEESAARVIEYLEKNGYLTPVESSVKG; from the coding sequence ATGGCAGGAACGGCTAACGGTCGGGGTTTCACGTTGTGGTTCACGGGGCTCTCTGGGTCCGGGAAGTCCACGATCTCCGAGATAGTGGAGCTGGAGCTTCAGGCTCGGCTCGGCGGGGTAGAGGTTCTCGACGGCGACGTGGTCCGGACGAACCTCTCCAAAGGGCTCGGGTTCAGCCGGGAGGACCGGGACACGAACATTCTGCGCATAGGGTTCGTATCGAACCTTCTCACCAGAAACGGCGTCGGGGTCATCGTATCGGCCATCTCGCCGTTCAGGGAGGCCCGGGAGGACGTTCGGGAGATGATCGGGGAGGACTTCATCGAGGTCTTTATAGATGCCCCGGTCGAGGTCTGCGCCGAGCGCGACGTGAAGGGTCTCTACGCAAAGGCCTACAGCGGTGAGATAGCTCAGTTCACCGGCGTCTCCGACCCGTACGAGGCCCCCGAAAACCCGGAGCTTCACGTCCACACGGACCGGGAGCCAAAGGAAGAGAGCGCGGCCCGCGTTATCGAGTACCTTGAAAAGAACGGCTACCTCACCCCGGTCGAGAGCTCCGTCAAGGGCTAG
- the sat gene encoding sulfate adenylyltransferase, protein MTVDTKRWQTSTPHGGSLVDRRAPEDEREERRRQAGEYKKVSVGARQLSDLEMISTGVFSPITGFMTREDYTSVVDTMHLKDGNVWSLPITLSAGDEANAISEGEEISLTDGDGRIVATMLVEDKFSYDKKHEAKEVYRTDDEAHPGVANVYAQGDTLLGGPVTLVEDEPNPRPFPAYYFEPAELRRAFEAKGWKTIVGFQTRNPVHRAHEYIQKSALEIVDGLLLNPLVGETKSDDISAPVRMKSYEVILERYFPQDRTMLAVFPAAMRYAGPREAVFHAMCRKNYGCTHFIIGRDHAGVGSYYGTYDAQHIFDEFSDDELGITLLKYEHAFWCKRTMQMATTKTTPSTPEEQVFLSGTKVREMLARGEYPPKEFSRPEVVKVLIEGLEAEGKATFKK, encoded by the coding sequence TTGACGGTAGATACGAAAAGGTGGCAGACAAGCACGCCGCACGGGGGCAGCCTCGTGGACCGGCGGGCGCCGGAGGATGAGCGCGAGGAGCGCAGGCGGCAGGCCGGAGAGTACAAAAAGGTCTCCGTCGGGGCGCGGCAACTCTCCGACCTCGAGATGATCTCGACGGGGGTTTTCTCCCCGATCACGGGCTTCATGACCCGGGAGGACTACACCTCCGTCGTGGATACGATGCACCTGAAGGACGGAAACGTCTGGAGTCTCCCCATAACCCTCTCTGCCGGGGACGAAGCGAACGCGATCTCCGAGGGTGAGGAGATCTCCCTGACCGACGGCGACGGGCGCATCGTCGCCACGATGCTGGTCGAGGACAAGTTTTCCTACGACAAAAAGCACGAGGCCAAAGAGGTCTACCGCACCGACGATGAGGCCCACCCCGGCGTTGCGAACGTCTACGCGCAGGGAGATACGCTTCTCGGCGGCCCGGTTACGCTTGTAGAGGACGAGCCGAACCCGCGCCCGTTCCCGGCGTACTACTTCGAACCCGCCGAGCTTCGCCGGGCATTCGAGGCGAAGGGCTGGAAGACGATAGTCGGTTTTCAGACCCGCAACCCCGTCCACCGGGCTCACGAGTACATCCAGAAAAGCGCGCTTGAGATCGTGGACGGCCTGCTCCTGAACCCGCTTGTCGGGGAGACGAAGTCCGACGACATAAGCGCGCCGGTCAGGATGAAGTCCTACGAGGTTATCCTCGAGCGGTACTTCCCGCAGGACCGGACGATGCTCGCTGTCTTCCCGGCGGCGATGCGCTACGCCGGGCCGCGCGAGGCCGTCTTCCACGCGATGTGCCGCAAAAACTACGGCTGCACGCACTTTATAATCGGGCGCGACCACGCCGGGGTCGGAAGCTACTACGGGACCTATGACGCCCAGCACATCTTCGACGAGTTCAGCGATGACGAGCTCGGTATCACGCTCCTCAAGTACGAGCACGCCTTCTGGTGCAAGCGCACCATGCAGATGGCGACCACCAAAACCACCCCGAGCACCCCGGAGGAGCAGGTCTTTCTCTCCGGCACGAAGGTCCGGGAGATGCTCGCCCGCGGGGAGTACCCGCCAAAGGAGTTCTCCCGCCCCGAGGTGGTGAAGGTCCTTATCGAAGGGCTCGAAGCCGAGGGCAAGGCGACTTTCAAAAAGTAA
- a CDS encoding Coenzyme F420 hydrogenase/dehydrogenase, beta subunit C-terminal domain — MAGFDIRDMMSSVEEAPGKVWFWDLEKAVIDADRCVQCGACVAACPTDSIGIADDDLPTLVKMCTGCSLCWDFCPRGGMRHEATWKLDDAELEGEELFREETEKEENDESLDRLEDQNLEKITGDNAAAARARGLGLPQGISGTGLGTVRETYTARVKKDLPGVQDGGVVSALLISLLENDEIDGALLARESKTEAWKGEAFLATTPQDVIDCAGSFYNQTLALGHLDLKGYDLPPNPRIAVVGTPCETEAIKAMQARPWTWGSSQVEAVTLTIALLCTKSFDYERLMVEEVSRERGVPLSDIGRVDIIRGKFIVQGHDGETIFEEPIKNFHGAALKGCDECADFMGHAADISVGSVGSADGYSSVLVRSEEGVMAFENVREKLEMRDLDNPEALDKLDGLDKRIALKTLQREFDPDAPLFIDFEEHLENYAGTDRAPVVHDAVRY, encoded by the coding sequence GTGGCCGGTTTCGACATTCGCGACATGATGAGCTCCGTCGAGGAAGCGCCGGGCAAGGTGTGGTTCTGGGACCTTGAAAAAGCCGTTATAGACGCCGACCGCTGCGTGCAGTGCGGGGCGTGCGTGGCGGCCTGCCCGACCGACTCCATCGGCATCGCCGACGACGACCTGCCGACGCTCGTAAAGATGTGCACGGGGTGTTCTCTGTGCTGGGACTTCTGCCCGAGGGGCGGGATGCGCCACGAGGCGACCTGGAAGCTCGACGACGCGGAGCTTGAAGGCGAAGAACTCTTCCGGGAGGAGACCGAGAAAGAGGAGAACGACGAGAGCCTCGACCGGCTGGAGGACCAGAACCTGGAGAAGATCACGGGCGACAACGCCGCCGCGGCCCGCGCTCGCGGCCTCGGTCTGCCGCAGGGCATCTCCGGCACCGGGCTCGGGACGGTGCGCGAGACGTACACCGCAAGGGTCAAAAAAGACCTCCCCGGAGTTCAGGACGGCGGCGTGGTCAGCGCGCTGCTGATATCGCTGCTGGAGAACGACGAGATAGACGGTGCGCTTCTCGCCCGCGAGAGCAAGACCGAGGCGTGGAAGGGCGAGGCTTTTCTCGCGACCACGCCGCAGGACGTAATAGACTGCGCCGGGTCGTTCTACAACCAGACGCTCGCGCTCGGCCACCTCGACCTGAAGGGCTACGACCTGCCCCCGAACCCGCGCATCGCGGTCGTGGGCACGCCGTGCGAGACGGAGGCGATAAAGGCGATGCAGGCGCGTCCGTGGACCTGGGGCTCGTCGCAGGTCGAGGCCGTTACCCTGACCATCGCGCTGCTCTGCACCAAGTCCTTTGACTACGAGCGGCTGATGGTTGAGGAGGTCTCCAGGGAGCGGGGTGTTCCGCTCTCCGACATCGGGCGGGTGGACATCATCCGGGGCAAGTTCATCGTGCAGGGCCACGACGGCGAGACCATCTTCGAGGAGCCCATAAAGAACTTCCACGGCGCGGCCCTGAAGGGCTGCGACGAGTGCGCGGACTTCATGGGACACGCGGCGGACATCTCGGTCGGGAGCGTCGGGAGCGCGGACGGCTACTCCTCGGTTCTCGTGAGGTCCGAAGAAGGCGTGATGGCCTTCGAGAACGTCCGGGAGAAGCTTGAGATGCGCGACCTCGATAACCCGGAGGCTCTGGACAAGCTGGACGGTCTGGACAAGAGGATCGCCCTGAAGACCCTTCAGCGCGAGTTCGACCCGGACGCGCCGCTTTTCATAGACTTCGAGGAGCATCTGGAGAACTACGCCGGGACCGACCGCGCCCCGGTCGTTCACGATGCTGTGAGGTACTAA
- a CDS encoding TerC/Alx family metal homeostasis membrane protein: protein MGGGADAAASVNFPIWAWFFFVGLVALLLFIDLFVLHRKAREIPFGEALVLSGAWITISILFGGFIWALSSPAVAAEYYAAYLVEWSLSLDNVFVFSVIFTSFAVPREYRYHVLFWGVMGALVFRAVFVAVGISLLSAFAWLVFVFGAFLIFTGIRMFRRSESGSGGDPKNNRVLRVFRRFFPATEEYHGDNFFVRMNGKRYATPLLAVLVVIEASDLLFAIDSVPAVLSITSNTFIAYSAVVFAVLGLRALYFALEGLVDRFIYLHYGLAAILVFVGTKFILEGFGVHLPVAASLLPIAAIIGISIGYSLYVTRGGGGGNRPSRVR from the coding sequence ATGGGTGGCGGTGCGGATGCGGCGGCCTCGGTCAACTTCCCGATCTGGGCCTGGTTTTTCTTTGTCGGGCTGGTGGCGCTGCTGCTCTTTATAGACCTGTTCGTGCTGCACCGGAAGGCGCGGGAGATACCTTTCGGCGAGGCTCTGGTGCTCTCGGGGGCCTGGATCACGATCTCGATTCTGTTCGGCGGGTTTATCTGGGCCCTGTCCAGCCCGGCGGTTGCGGCGGAGTATTACGCCGCGTACCTTGTCGAGTGGTCGCTGTCTCTGGACAACGTCTTTGTGTTCTCGGTGATCTTCACAAGCTTCGCCGTGCCGAGGGAGTACCGCTATCACGTTCTTTTCTGGGGGGTGATGGGGGCGCTGGTCTTCCGGGCCGTCTTTGTCGCCGTCGGGATAAGCCTGCTCTCGGCGTTTGCGTGGCTGGTCTTTGTGTTCGGGGCGTTTCTGATCTTCACCGGGATAAGAATGTTCCGTCGCAGCGAGAGCGGCTCGGGGGGCGACCCGAAGAACAACCGCGTGCTCAGGGTCTTCCGGCGTTTCTTTCCGGCGACGGAGGAGTATCACGGGGATAACTTCTTTGTCCGGATGAACGGCAAGCGTTACGCGACGCCGCTTCTGGCAGTGCTGGTCGTTATAGAAGCCTCCGACCTGCTCTTCGCCATAGACTCCGTCCCGGCGGTGCTATCCATAACCTCCAACACGTTTATCGCGTACTCGGCGGTGGTGTTCGCCGTTCTCGGCCTGAGGGCGCTGTACTTCGCGCTCGAAGGTCTCGTCGACCGCTTTATATACCTGCACTACGGTCTGGCGGCGATCCTTGTCTTTGTCGGTACGAAGTTCATCCTGGAAGGCTTCGGGGTCCATCTCCCGGTAGCGGCCTCGCTGCTCCCGATAGCGGCTATCATCGGGATCTCGATCGGCTACTCGCTCTACGTTACCCGGGGCGGCGGTGGCGGGAACAGGCCCAGCCGGGTCCGGTAA